The following proteins are encoded in a genomic region of Nocardioides sp. cx-173:
- a CDS encoding serine/threonine-protein kinase, whose translation MTRADESWHLREGDPITPELTAMRLLGGGSAYEAYLAFDEITYAPVVVKVVRPTELDDEATLGGLAREAAALDQANHPVVVRRLRHELGGARPHLVLEHIDGPRLSTLVRRHGPLQEQQYLPLAVDIASALHYFRHVDVVHLDIKPSNVIMGAPARLIDLSVARPGHRAAELTSTIGTDAYMSPEQCAPGQAGAPGHASDVWGLGATLFEAIAGYRPFDDGDRGSADLTLRYPQLVEEPYALPDGTPADVAKTVYAMLAADPTERPEPREVAGALEPVLSAQPPARLTFKVRR comes from the coding sequence ATGACGCGCGCCGACGAGAGCTGGCACCTCCGCGAGGGCGACCCGATCACCCCCGAGCTGACCGCGATGCGGCTGCTCGGCGGGGGATCGGCGTACGAGGCCTACCTCGCCTTCGACGAGATCACCTACGCACCCGTGGTGGTCAAGGTCGTCCGGCCGACGGAGCTGGACGACGAGGCCACGCTGGGCGGACTCGCCCGGGAGGCCGCCGCGCTCGACCAGGCAAACCACCCGGTCGTCGTACGACGGCTGCGTCACGAGCTCGGCGGCGCGCGTCCGCACCTGGTCCTGGAGCACATCGACGGGCCGCGGCTCTCGACGCTGGTACGTCGCCACGGCCCGCTGCAGGAGCAGCAGTACCTGCCGCTGGCCGTCGACATCGCCTCGGCGCTGCACTACTTCCGCCACGTCGACGTCGTGCACCTCGACATCAAGCCCAGCAACGTGATCATGGGCGCGCCCGCACGGCTGATCGACCTGTCGGTGGCGCGACCGGGGCACCGTGCCGCCGAGCTGACCAGCACGATCGGCACCGACGCCTACATGTCACCCGAGCAGTGCGCCCCCGGACAGGCAGGTGCGCCCGGTCACGCCAGCGACGTCTGGGGCCTGGGCGCGACGCTCTTCGAGGCGATCGCGGGCTACCGGCCCTTCGACGACGGGGACCGGGGGTCCGCGGACCTCACCCTGCGCTACCCGCAGCTGGTCGAGGAGCCGTACGCGCTGCCCGACGGGACGCCCGCCGACGTCGCCAAGACGGTCTACGCGATGCTCGCCGCAGACCCGACCGAGCGTCCGGAGCCGCGGGAGGTGGCCGGCGCGCTCGAGCCGGTGCTGTCGGCACAGCCGCCGGCGCGGCTCACGTTCAAGGTTCGACGCTGA
- a CDS encoding DNA alkylation repair protein produces the protein MPGDRDLVESVRAALAAAGDAERARAQQAYMKSVMPYRGIGAPELRKVLRPPLALYRPASREEWTATVRALWDEAAYREERYAALAVARHRLAREWLDPGSLDLWRHLVVTGAWWDLVDEIAAHLVAPTLRSHRQKVAPVMRAWMTDDHLWLRRTAVLSQLGAKGETDVVLLRDAIEHNLEDRSFWLRKAIGWALRDYARTDPDWVRAEVARLGDRLSGLSRREALKHL, from the coding sequence ATGCCCGGGGACCGCGACCTCGTCGAGAGCGTGCGGGCCGCGCTGGCCGCGGCCGGCGACGCCGAGCGAGCGCGCGCGCAGCAGGCGTACATGAAGAGCGTGATGCCCTACCGGGGCATCGGCGCGCCCGAGCTGCGAAAGGTCCTGCGGCCGCCGCTGGCGCTCTACCGACCGGCGTCGCGGGAGGAGTGGACCGCGACGGTACGCGCGCTGTGGGACGAGGCGGCCTACCGCGAGGAGAGGTACGCGGCGCTGGCCGTGGCCAGGCACCGGCTGGCGCGCGAGTGGCTGGACCCCGGATCGCTGGACCTGTGGCGCCACCTCGTCGTCACCGGCGCGTGGTGGGACCTCGTCGACGAGATCGCCGCGCACCTGGTGGCGCCCACGCTGCGCAGTCACCGCCAGAAGGTGGCTCCCGTCATGCGGGCCTGGATGACCGACGACCACCTGTGGCTGCGGCGTACGGCGGTCCTGTCCCAGCTGGGAGCCAAGGGGGAGACCGACGTCGTGCTGCTGCGCGACGCGATCGAGCACAACCTGGAGGACCGGTCGTTCTGGCTTCGCAAGGCGATCGGCTGGGCCCTTCGGGACTACGCCCGCACGGACCCCGACTGGGTGCGCGCCGAGGTCGCGCGCCTGGGCGACCGGCTCTCCGGGCTGAGCCGGCGCGAGGCGCTCAAGCACCTCTGA
- a CDS encoding SigE family RNA polymerase sigma factor has product MQRTDRDDFEQFARARSHELLRAGWLLTGDRHRGEDLAQETLARVFSKWSRVKAADNPAAYARTILTRIYLDSVRRRSSTEVPLADPPQARAATPDSDLRQVLVAALRELTPVDRAVVVHRYLLDADVATVARDLSLSENAVRTRSSRSLARIREHLGADFIDLTENSR; this is encoded by the coding sequence GTGCAGCGCACCGATCGGGACGACTTCGAGCAGTTCGCTCGGGCGCGCTCCCACGAGCTGCTCCGCGCCGGATGGCTGCTGACGGGCGATCGACACCGCGGTGAGGATCTGGCCCAGGAGACGCTGGCCCGCGTCTTCTCGAAGTGGTCGCGGGTGAAAGCCGCCGACAACCCGGCTGCCTACGCCCGCACGATCCTGACCCGGATCTACCTCGACTCCGTACGGCGCCGCAGCTCCACCGAGGTGCCGCTCGCCGACCCGCCGCAGGCCCGGGCGGCCACGCCCGACAGTGACCTGCGACAGGTGCTGGTGGCGGCGTTGCGCGAGCTGACCCCGGTGGATCGCGCGGTGGTCGTGCACCGGTACCTGCTCGACGCCGATGTCGCCACCGTGGCCCGCGATCTCTCGCTCAGCGAGAACGCGGTGCGCACCAGGTCCTCACGCTCTCTCGCCCGGATCCGGGAGCATCTCGGAGCCGACTTCATCGATCTGACCGAGAACAGCCGTTGA
- a CDS encoding peroxiredoxin codes for MSGIQCGGPAPDFTLRDQFGQDVTLSSYRGSKAVAILFYPYAFSGVCTGEMVGIRDRLAEFLTFDTEVLAISCDPMFSLRAFADQDGLNFPLLSDFWPHGEVARAYGVFDEATGAPLRSSYVVGKDGTVRWATHNAMPEGRDLDEHLRQLAAAV; via the coding sequence ATGAGCGGCATCCAGTGCGGGGGACCGGCACCGGACTTCACGCTGCGCGACCAGTTCGGGCAGGACGTGACGCTGTCGTCGTACCGGGGGAGCAAGGCGGTGGCGATCCTCTTCTACCCCTACGCGTTCTCCGGGGTGTGCACCGGCGAGATGGTCGGGATCCGCGACCGGCTGGCGGAGTTCCTCACCTTCGACACCGAGGTGCTGGCCATCTCGTGCGACCCGATGTTCTCGCTGCGGGCGTTCGCCGACCAGGACGGGCTGAACTTCCCCCTGCTCAGCGACTTCTGGCCGCACGGGGAGGTGGCCCGCGCCTACGGCGTCTTCGACGAGGCGACCGGCGCTCCGCTCCGCTCGTCGTACGTCGTCGGCAAGGACGGCACAGTGCGCTGGGCCACCCACAACGCGATGCCCGAGGGGCGCGACCTCGACGAGCACCTCAGGCAGCTGGCCGCAGCCGTCTAG
- a CDS encoding AMP-binding protein, whose product MLQKLTLRASSLGVSARVLAGSGIIRPYSPRVLAALLRTVMTWGTGPAGGFATLALRMPDRVGLVDELGELTFGELHTRSNALARALQAQGVGEGDSVAVMCRNHRYFVDVSIAVAKLGADLLYLNTSFAGPQLVDVLEREQPTVVVHDEEFTEMLAAAATERRVVAWADSDDEPDVPTVEALIGSESTDDLDAPQRHCRIVILTSGTTGTPKGAPRNEAGIDAAVSLLSRMPLRAGWRTHIAAPLFHTWGFAHLALAMLLGSTVVLRRKFDPEGALEAAESERCDSIVVIPVMLQRILALPEDTLASYDLSRVKVVAASGSALPGDLALSWMDHFGDNLYNIYGSTEVAYASIATPQDLREAPSSAGRPPYATVVRILDSEGHELPAGESGRIFVGNNLLFEGYTGGGHKDMVDGLMSSGDVGRIGEDGRLYVEGRDDEMIVSGGENVFPKEVEDCLMRHEHVTDAAAVGVDDDDYGKRLKAFVVVDADVGEDDLKDWVKQNLARYKVPREIVVLDELPRNSTGKVLKRELAKDERDS is encoded by the coding sequence GTGCTCCAGAAGCTAACCCTCCGGGCGTCCTCACTCGGGGTCAGTGCCAGGGTGCTGGCCGGCTCCGGGATCATCCGGCCGTACTCGCCGCGCGTCCTCGCCGCGCTGCTGAGGACGGTCATGACCTGGGGCACCGGGCCGGCTGGGGGCTTCGCGACGCTCGCCCTGCGGATGCCCGACCGGGTCGGGCTGGTCGATGAGCTGGGCGAGCTCACCTTCGGCGAGCTGCACACGCGCTCCAACGCGCTCGCCCGTGCGCTGCAGGCGCAGGGCGTGGGCGAGGGCGACTCGGTCGCGGTGATGTGCCGCAACCACCGGTACTTCGTCGACGTGAGCATCGCCGTCGCCAAGCTGGGCGCCGACCTGCTCTACCTCAACACCTCGTTCGCCGGCCCTCAGCTCGTCGACGTGCTCGAGCGCGAGCAGCCCACCGTGGTGGTGCACGACGAGGAGTTCACCGAGATGCTCGCCGCGGCAGCCACCGAGCGACGGGTGGTCGCCTGGGCCGACAGCGACGACGAGCCCGACGTGCCCACCGTCGAGGCGCTGATCGGGTCGGAGTCGACCGACGACCTCGACGCGCCGCAGCGACACTGCCGGATCGTGATCCTGACCTCCGGCACCACCGGTACGCCGAAGGGTGCCCCGCGCAACGAGGCCGGCATCGACGCGGCGGTCTCGCTGCTCTCCCGGATGCCGCTGCGCGCGGGCTGGCGCACCCACATCGCCGCGCCGCTGTTCCACACCTGGGGCTTCGCGCACCTGGCCCTGGCCATGCTGCTGGGCTCGACGGTGGTGCTGCGGCGCAAGTTCGACCCGGAGGGCGCGCTCGAGGCGGCCGAGTCGGAGCGCTGCGACTCGATCGTGGTGATCCCGGTGATGCTGCAGCGGATCCTGGCGCTGCCCGAGGACACCCTGGCCTCCTACGACCTGTCGCGGGTGAAGGTGGTCGCGGCCTCCGGCTCGGCGCTGCCCGGCGACCTGGCCCTGAGCTGGATGGACCACTTCGGCGACAACCTCTACAACATCTACGGCTCGACCGAGGTCGCCTACGCCTCGATCGCGACCCCGCAGGACCTGCGTGAGGCGCCGTCCTCCGCGGGCCGACCGCCGTACGCGACGGTGGTGCGGATCCTCGACTCCGAGGGCCACGAGCTGCCGGCGGGGGAGTCGGGACGGATCTTCGTGGGCAACAACCTGCTCTTCGAGGGCTACACCGGCGGGGGCCACAAGGACATGGTCGACGGGCTGATGTCCTCGGGCGACGTCGGCCGCATCGGCGAGGACGGGCGCCTGTACGTCGAGGGTCGTGACGACGAGATGATCGTCTCCGGCGGGGAGAACGTGTTCCCCAAGGAGGTCGAGGACTGCCTCATGCGCCACGAGCACGTGACCGACGCGGCGGCGGTCGGCGTGGACGACGACGACTACGGCAAGCGGCTCAAGGCGTTCGTGGTGGTGGACGCCGACGTCGGCGAGGACGACCTCAAGGACTGGGTGAAGCAGAACCTCGCGCGCTACAAGGTGCCCCGCGAGATCGTCGTGCTCGACGAGCTGCCACGCAACTCCACCGGCAAGGTGCTCAAACGTGAGCTGGCGAAGGACGAGAGGGACTCATGA
- a CDS encoding DUF3052 domain-containing protein — MSSTAGGGSTQTGSATGPAERLGFKPGMVIQELGWDNDTDDDLRVAIEDAIDADMVDADYGNVVDAVILWWRSEDGDLVDGLVDSLTDLVGGGAIWLLTPKIGRPNAVDAATVAEAAPIAGLSQTTTAAVSKDWAATRLVAPKTPA; from the coding sequence GTGAGCTCGACCGCGGGTGGCGGGTCCACCCAAACAGGATCTGCCACGGGCCCCGCCGAGAGGCTGGGGTTCAAGCCGGGCATGGTCATCCAGGAGCTCGGCTGGGACAACGACACCGACGACGATCTGCGCGTCGCGATCGAGGACGCCATCGACGCCGACATGGTCGACGCCGACTACGGCAACGTCGTCGACGCGGTCATCCTCTGGTGGCGCAGCGAGGACGGCGACCTCGTCGATGGGCTGGTCGACTCGCTGACCGACCTCGTCGGTGGCGGCGCCATCTGGCTGCTCACCCCCAAGATCGGTCGGCCCAACGCGGTCGACGCGGCCACGGTCGCCGAGGCCGCCCCCATCGCGGGGCTCTCGCAGACGACCACGGCCGCGGTCAGCAAGGACTGGGCCGCGACGCGCCTCGTCGCGCCGAAGACGCCCGCCTGA
- the aceE gene encoding pyruvate dehydrogenase (acetyl-transferring), homodimeric type: MIHEGLPTQLPDIDPDETSDWLASFDDLVSERGRARARYVMLRLLERARESNVGVPALRSTDYINTIPPEREPWFPGDLEVERRIRAFLRWNAAIMVSSANRKGLEVGGHIATYQSSASLYEVGFNHFFRGKDHEGGGDQVYIQGHGSPGVYARAFLEGRLSEEQLYRFRQEVQHGQGKGLPSYPHPRLMPDFWEFPTVSMGLTGINSIYQARFNRYLANRGIKDTSQQHVWAFLGDGEMAEPESLGAIRVAAREELDNLTWVINCNLQQLDGPVTGNGKIIQELEANFRGAGWNVIKVVWGQEWDPLLARDVDGVLVNKMNTTPDGDFQTYAVEDGAYVREHFFGGDPRLRKLVEHMSDQQIHKLPRGGHDYRKVYAAFDAATKHVGQPTVILAQTIKGWTIDALEGKNATHQMKKLTPDDLKKFRDRLYLPISDRDLERAYEETGAAPFFHPGKDAPEIEYMMERRRALGGSLPRRVKRAKDLKLPGDKTYAELKQGGGKHPVATTMATVRLLKDWMKDPEIGKRIVPIAPDEYRTFGMDAMFPSAKVYNPGGQQYDSVDRNMLLSYKESQQGQMLHEGISEAGAMASATAAGSAYATHGEHMIPFYIFYSMFGFQRTGDSIWAMADQLARGFLIGATAGRTTLTGEGLQHADGHSPLLAATNPAVVHYDPGFAYEVAHIMRSGLERMYGEQAEDVIFYLTVYNEPVPQPAEPDDVDVDGILRGIHRISVGKGDGPRVQLLGSGVGLPWIARAAELLQEEWGVQADTWSVTSWNELARDAVKAEEWNLLHPGDEARTAYVSDRLGDAVGPVVAVSDFMRAVPLQIARWVPGDYRVLGADGFGFADTRPAARRFFHIDAESVVVQALQALADAGEIDRDVVVKASEKYRIDDPTAVAGVKQEGGDA, translated from the coding sequence GTGATCCACGAGGGGCTGCCGACCCAGCTGCCCGACATCGACCCCGACGAGACCTCCGACTGGCTGGCGTCCTTCGACGACCTCGTCTCGGAGCGCGGCCGCGCGCGTGCCCGCTACGTCATGCTGCGCCTGCTCGAGCGAGCCCGCGAGAGCAACGTCGGCGTGCCGGCGCTGCGCAGCACCGACTACATCAACACCATCCCTCCCGAGCGCGAGCCGTGGTTCCCCGGCGACCTCGAGGTGGAGCGCCGGATCCGCGCGTTCCTGCGCTGGAACGCCGCGATCATGGTGTCGAGCGCCAACCGCAAGGGTCTGGAGGTCGGCGGCCACATCGCGACGTACCAGTCCTCGGCGAGCCTCTACGAGGTCGGCTTCAACCACTTCTTCCGCGGCAAGGACCACGAGGGCGGCGGCGACCAGGTCTACATCCAGGGTCACGGCTCCCCGGGCGTCTACGCCCGCGCGTTCCTCGAGGGCCGCCTGAGCGAGGAGCAGCTCTACCGCTTCCGCCAGGAGGTCCAGCACGGCCAGGGCAAGGGCCTGCCGTCCTACCCGCACCCGCGCCTGATGCCGGACTTCTGGGAGTTCCCCACGGTCTCCATGGGCCTGACCGGCATCAACTCGATCTACCAGGCACGGTTCAACCGCTACCTCGCCAACCGCGGCATCAAGGACACCAGCCAGCAGCACGTGTGGGCGTTCCTCGGCGACGGCGAGATGGCCGAGCCCGAGTCGCTCGGCGCGATCCGCGTCGCCGCGCGCGAGGAGCTCGACAACCTCACCTGGGTCATCAACTGCAACCTGCAGCAGCTCGACGGTCCGGTGACCGGCAACGGCAAGATCATCCAGGAGCTCGAGGCCAACTTCCGCGGCGCCGGCTGGAACGTCATCAAGGTCGTCTGGGGCCAGGAGTGGGACCCCCTGCTCGCTCGCGACGTCGACGGCGTGCTCGTCAACAAGATGAACACCACCCCCGACGGCGACTTCCAGACCTACGCCGTCGAGGACGGCGCCTACGTCCGGGAGCACTTCTTCGGCGGCGATCCGCGGCTGCGCAAGCTGGTCGAGCACATGAGTGACCAGCAGATCCACAAGCTCCCGCGCGGCGGTCACGACTACCGCAAGGTCTACGCCGCCTTCGACGCGGCCACCAAGCACGTCGGGCAGCCGACGGTGATCCTGGCCCAGACCATCAAGGGCTGGACGATCGACGCCCTCGAGGGCAAGAACGCCACCCACCAGATGAAGAAGCTGACGCCGGACGACCTCAAGAAGTTCCGCGACCGCCTCTACCTCCCGATCTCCGACCGCGACCTCGAGCGTGCCTACGAGGAGACCGGCGCCGCGCCGTTCTTCCACCCGGGCAAGGACGCCCCCGAGATCGAGTACATGATGGAGCGCCGCCGGGCCCTCGGCGGCTCCCTGCCCCGGCGGGTCAAGCGCGCCAAGGACCTCAAGCTGCCCGGCGACAAGACCTACGCCGAGCTCAAGCAGGGCGGGGGCAAGCACCCGGTCGCCACCACGATGGCCACGGTCCGGCTCCTCAAGGACTGGATGAAGGACCCGGAGATCGGCAAGCGCATCGTGCCGATCGCCCCGGACGAGTACCGCACGTTCGGAATGGACGCGATGTTCCCGTCCGCGAAGGTCTACAACCCGGGCGGTCAGCAGTACGACTCGGTCGACCGGAACATGTTGCTTTCCTACAAGGAGTCGCAGCAGGGCCAGATGCTCCACGAGGGCATCTCGGAGGCCGGCGCCATGGCCTCCGCGACCGCTGCCGGGTCGGCGTACGCCACCCACGGCGAGCACATGATCCCGTTCTACATCTTCTACTCGATGTTCGGCTTCCAGCGCACCGGCGACTCGATCTGGGCCATGGCCGACCAGCTCGCGCGGGGCTTCCTGATCGGCGCCACCGCGGGCCGCACCACGCTCACCGGCGAGGGCCTGCAGCATGCCGACGGCCACTCGCCGCTCCTCGCGGCGACCAACCCCGCAGTCGTGCACTACGACCCGGGCTTCGCCTACGAGGTCGCCCACATCATGAGGTCCGGGCTCGAGCGGATGTACGGCGAGCAGGCCGAGGACGTGATCTTCTACCTCACCGTCTACAACGAGCCGGTCCCGCAGCCCGCCGAGCCGGACGACGTCGACGTCGACGGCATCCTGCGCGGCATCCACCGGATCTCCGTCGGCAAGGGCGACGGGCCGCGCGTCCAGCTGCTCGGCTCCGGCGTCGGCCTGCCGTGGATCGCCCGGGCCGCCGAGCTGCTCCAGGAGGAGTGGGGCGTCCAGGCCGACACCTGGTCGGTGACCTCGTGGAACGAGCTGGCCCGCGACGCCGTCAAGGCCGAGGAGTGGAACCTCCTGCACCCCGGCGACGAGGCCCGCACGGCCTACGTCAGCGACCGGCTGGGCGACGCGGTCGGCCCGGTCGTGGCGGTCTCGGACTTCATGCGGGCAGTGCCGCTGCAGATCGCCCGCTGGGTCCCCGGCGACTACCGCGTCCTGGGCGCCGACGGCTTCGGTTTCGCCGACACCCGCCCCGCCGCCCGGCGCTTCTTCCACATCGACGCCGAGTCCGTCGTCGTCCAGGCCCTCCAGGCCCTGGCCGACGCCGGTGAGATCGACCGCGACGTCGTGGTCAAGGCCTCCGAGAAGTACCGCATCGACGACCCGACCGCCGTCGCGGGCGTCAAGCAGGAGGGCGGCGACGCATAG
- a CDS encoding alpha/beta fold hydrolase, which produces MHEVEYLTIHGHRRAFVKVGQGPTLLLLHGLGCDHTTWEPVIDMLAKRYTVIAPDLLGHGLSDKPRADYSLGGYANGMRDLLTVLGIDRVTVVGHSFGGGVAMQFAYQFPERTERLMLVASGGLGPEVSPLIRAITTPGYHQLMGVLTLPGVRHVGLAGMRALYGTGWKLTRDLREVAEIYDSFKDPHARAAIRHVVRAVVDWEGQIVTMADRAYLTDAMPMAVVWGRDDRVIPVRHANNAAALAPKARLEVIPNAGHFPHKDHPQRFAKTVHDFVRTTQPATYSRSKWRRLLRDGQVGPVSPVAPLASVTDVTSA; this is translated from the coding sequence ATGCACGAGGTCGAGTACCTCACGATCCACGGGCACCGGCGCGCGTTCGTGAAGGTGGGCCAGGGCCCGACGCTCCTGCTGCTGCACGGTCTCGGCTGCGACCACACGACGTGGGAGCCGGTCATCGACATGCTGGCCAAGCGCTACACGGTCATCGCGCCCGACCTGCTGGGCCACGGCCTGTCCGACAAGCCGCGCGCCGACTACAGCCTCGGCGGCTACGCCAACGGCATGCGCGACCTGCTGACGGTGCTGGGCATCGACCGGGTCACCGTGGTGGGGCACAGCTTCGGCGGCGGAGTGGCGATGCAGTTCGCCTACCAGTTCCCCGAGCGCACCGAGCGGCTGATGCTCGTCGCCTCCGGCGGCCTCGGTCCGGAGGTCTCGCCCCTCATCCGCGCCATCACGACGCCGGGCTACCACCAGCTCATGGGGGTGCTCACGCTGCCGGGCGTGCGCCACGTCGGCCTGGCCGGGATGCGCGCGCTCTACGGGACGGGCTGGAAGCTCACCCGCGACCTGCGCGAGGTCGCGGAGATCTACGACTCGTTCAAGGACCCGCACGCGCGCGCCGCGATCCGCCACGTCGTACGCGCGGTGGTGGACTGGGAGGGCCAGATCGTGACCATGGCCGATCGCGCCTACCTCACCGACGCGATGCCGATGGCGGTCGTCTGGGGCCGCGACGACCGGGTCATCCCCGTACGCCACGCCAACAACGCCGCCGCGCTCGCGCCCAAGGCGCGCCTCGAGGTCATCCCCAATGCGGGGCACTTCCCGCACAAGGACCACCCGCAGCGCTTCGCCAAGACCGTGCACGATTTCGTCCGCACCACCCAGCCGGCGACCTACAGCCGCTCGAAGTGGCGCCGGCTGCTGCGCGACGGGCAGGTAGGCCCGGTCAGCCCCGTCGCCCCGCTCGCGTCGGTCACGGATGTCACCAGCGCCTGA
- a CDS encoding PucR family transcriptional regulator — protein MPRRSASNPRARAATALRRSTGALSTAAVARMEADMPWFRELSAEDRSWVALIIQAGIKGFVDWYPSDEAAAKSGGTALAASVFGAAPRALAGVITLQQTVDLVRLSIEVVESNIDAVLEPEDAPDVHAAVMRYAREVAFATAEVYARAAEARGAWDARLEALVVDAVLRAETDESVLSRASAAGWATNGRVAVVLAAMPERRTESDLFEEVRRAARAAGLEALCAVQGDRLVVLLGGVDDEKRDADLLVDLVAEGPIVVGPVTEDLSHAHLSARAALSAYRAAAGWPEAPRPVRSSDLLPERVLAGDGHARRHLIEEVYVPLMLARGTLIETLASYFATGASLEATARALFVHANTVRYRLRQVADTTGYTPAVPRDALALQMALVLGRQSGRDATSEKL, from the coding sequence GTGCCCCGACGCTCCGCCAGCAACCCGCGAGCGCGGGCTGCGACGGCACTGCGGCGCTCGACGGGCGCCCTGAGCACGGCGGCGGTGGCGCGCATGGAGGCGGACATGCCGTGGTTCCGCGAGCTGAGCGCCGAGGACCGGTCCTGGGTCGCGCTCATCATCCAGGCCGGCATCAAGGGCTTCGTCGACTGGTACCCCTCCGACGAGGCGGCGGCGAAGAGCGGCGGGACGGCCCTGGCCGCCTCCGTCTTCGGCGCGGCGCCCCGCGCCCTGGCCGGGGTCATCACGCTGCAGCAGACCGTGGACCTGGTGCGACTCTCGATCGAGGTCGTCGAGAGCAACATCGACGCGGTGCTCGAGCCCGAGGACGCCCCGGACGTCCACGCCGCCGTGATGCGCTACGCCCGGGAGGTCGCGTTCGCGACCGCCGAGGTCTACGCGCGCGCCGCGGAGGCCCGCGGGGCCTGGGACGCCCGCCTGGAGGCGCTCGTGGTCGACGCCGTTCTGCGCGCCGAGACCGACGAGTCCGTGCTCTCACGGGCCAGCGCGGCCGGCTGGGCTACCAACGGCCGCGTCGCCGTCGTCCTCGCGGCGATGCCCGAGCGCCGTACCGAGTCCGACCTCTTCGAGGAGGTACGCCGTGCGGCCCGGGCCGCGGGGCTCGAGGCGCTGTGCGCGGTGCAGGGCGACCGGCTGGTGGTGCTGCTCGGCGGGGTCGACGACGAGAAGCGGGACGCCGACCTGCTCGTCGACCTGGTCGCCGAGGGCCCGATCGTGGTCGGCCCGGTGACCGAGGACCTCAGCCACGCCCACCTCTCTGCGCGGGCCGCTCTGTCGGCCTACCGGGCCGCCGCCGGCTGGCCCGAGGCCCCGCGCCCGGTGCGCAGCAGCGACCTGCTGCCCGAGCGGGTCCTCGCCGGCGACGGCCACGCGCGGCGCCACCTGATCGAGGAGGTCTACGTACCCCTGATGCTGGCCCGCGGGACGCTCATCGAGACCCTGGCCTCCTACTTCGCCACCGGCGCCTCGCTGGAGGCGACGGCCCGGGCGCTCTTCGTGCACGCCAACACGGTGCGCTACCGGCTGCGGCAGGTGGCCGACACCACCGGCTACACGCCCGCCGTGCCGCGCGACGCGCTGGCCCTGCAGATGGCGCTCGTCCTCGGACGCCAGTCGGGACGCGACGCGACGTCGGAGAAGTTGTAG
- a CDS encoding acyltransferase domain-containing protein, with amino-acid sequence MLVIVAPGQGAQTPGFLAPWLEDSVFASRIHWLSAVAGLDLAHYGTEADAETIRDTKVAQPLLVATGLIAALELFPHPMDAFERVGAVAGHSVGELAAAAGARTITAEQAMVLVRERGLAMAEASAATPTGMTAVLGGDREEVLAALTRHGLTPANDNGPGQIVAAGTMAQLAALAEEPPAKARLIPLPVAGAFHTEHMAPAVGHVAALARSVSVHDPRIPVISNKDGHVIHDGAEVLRRIVGQIANPVRWDLCLDTMSDLGVTGILEMPPAGTLTGIAKRALKGVETFALKTPDQLDDARAFCDKHGEGSLMNTTPTWRMVVSPSKGTFHLDSAAAEADVLEAGATLGDVASTRDRIVITSAHGGEIVEWLVEDGDPVSPGQPLVRIHPVGSY; translated from the coding sequence GTGCTCGTCATCGTCGCCCCCGGCCAAGGGGCCCAGACCCCCGGCTTCCTCGCCCCCTGGCTCGAGGACTCGGTCTTCGCCTCGCGCATCCACTGGCTCTCGGCCGTCGCGGGGCTCGACCTCGCCCACTACGGCACCGAGGCCGACGCCGAGACCATCCGCGACACCAAGGTCGCCCAGCCGCTGCTGGTCGCCACCGGGCTGATCGCCGCCCTGGAGCTCTTCCCGCACCCGATGGACGCCTTCGAGCGTGTGGGTGCGGTCGCCGGCCACAGCGTCGGCGAGCTCGCCGCGGCCGCCGGCGCCCGCACCATCACCGCCGAGCAGGCCATGGTCCTGGTCCGCGAGCGGGGCCTCGCGATGGCCGAGGCCTCCGCGGCCACCCCCACCGGCATGACCGCCGTACTCGGCGGTGACCGCGAGGAGGTCCTGGCGGCGCTCACCCGCCACGGGCTGACCCCCGCCAACGACAACGGCCCCGGCCAGATCGTCGCCGCCGGCACCATGGCGCAGCTCGCGGCCCTCGCCGAGGAGCCCCCCGCCAAGGCGCGACTCATCCCGCTTCCCGTGGCCGGCGCCTTCCACACCGAGCACATGGCCCCCGCGGTGGGCCACGTCGCCGCGCTGGCGCGCTCGGTGTCGGTGCACGACCCCCGCATCCCGGTGATCTCCAACAAGGACGGCCACGTCATCCATGACGGCGCCGAGGTGCTGCGCCGCATCGTCGGTCAGATCGCCAACCCGGTCCGCTGGGACCTGTGCCTGGACACCATGTCCGACCTCGGCGTCACCGGCATCCTCGAGATGCCTCCGGCCGGCACGCTCACCGGCATCGCGAAACGCGCCCTCAAGGGCGTCGAGACGTTCGCGCTCAAGACCCCCGACCAGCTCGACGACGCCCGGGCGTTCTGCGACAAGCACGGTGAGGGCTCGCTCATGAACACCACGCCCACGTGGCGCATGGTCGTCTCCCCCAGCAAGGGCACCTTCCACCTCGACAGCGCGGCCGCCGAGGCCGACGTGCTCGAGGCCGGCGCCACGCTGGGCGACGTCGCCAGCACCCGCGACCGGATCGTGATCACCTCGGCGCACGGCGGCGAGATCGTCGAGTGGCTGGTCGAGGACGGCGACCCGGTGTCTCCGGGCCAGCCGCTCGTGCGCATCCACCCGGTCGGGAGCTACTGA